Proteins co-encoded in one Aerococcaceae bacterium DSM 111021 genomic window:
- a CDS encoding ABC transporter ATP-binding protein: MESNKTILEMKDVEIGFRVKDDYYNAVDGVSFTLSKNEKLAIVGESGSGKSTLATAIVGLHDPKNTKQTGEINYKGKNILNMSESEYLKIRGDEIGMIFQDPLASLNPLMTIEAQIEEPLFYHTKLNKQERQNRIIELLDQVGIANPKRMAKQYPHELSGGMRQRVIIAIALACKPGIIIADEPTTALDVTIQAQILDLLNEIQEETESGIILITHDLGVVAETADRVAVMYAGEFVEIATVEELFNNPKHPYTRSLLRSIPQANDLVDDETGELHVIQGVVPSITNLPRVGCRFAHRVPWIKEDEHEHDPKLHEVAENHWVRCTCHENFYFPEEVE; encoded by the coding sequence ATGGAAAGTAATAAGACTATATTGGAAATGAAAGATGTAGAAATCGGATTCCGTGTTAAAGATGATTACTATAATGCAGTTGATGGTGTGTCATTTACATTATCAAAGAATGAAAAATTAGCAATCGTTGGAGAATCTGGTTCTGGAAAAAGTACACTTGCAACTGCAATTGTTGGTCTTCATGATCCAAAGAATACAAAACAAACTGGGGAAATCAATTACAAAGGCAAAAACATATTAAATATGTCCGAAAGTGAATATCTAAAGATTCGTGGAGATGAGATTGGAATGATTTTCCAAGATCCGTTAGCATCATTAAATCCACTAATGACGATTGAGGCGCAAATCGAAGAGCCATTATTCTATCATACAAAGTTAAATAAACAGGAACGCCAAAATCGTATCATTGAATTGTTAGATCAAGTGGGAATTGCCAATCCAAAACGTATGGCGAAACAATACCCGCATGAACTGTCAGGTGGGATGAGACAGCGTGTTATTATTGCGATTGCATTAGCTTGTAAACCAGGTATTATCATTGCTGACGAGCCTACTACAGCGTTAGATGTAACAATTCAAGCTCAAATATTGGATTTATTAAATGAAATTCAAGAAGAGACTGAATCTGGAATTATTTTAATTACACATGATTTAGGGGTAGTAGCTGAAACAGCAGACCGTGTAGCAGTTATGTATGCGGGAGAATTTGTGGAAATTGCTACGGTTGAAGAGTTATTTAATAACCCTAAACATCCATACACAAGATCGTTATTACGATCAATTCCACAAGCAAATGATTTAGTAGATGACGAAACAGGAGAATTACATGTTATTCAAGGTGTCGTTCCTTCGATTACGAATCTACCTAGAGTAGGATGCCGATTCGCTCACCGTGTTCCTTGGATTAAAGAGGACGAACATGAGCATGATCCTAAATTACATGAAGTAGCAGAAAATCATTGGGTACGTTGTACTTGCCATGAAAACTTCTACTTTCCTGAGGAGGTTGAATAA
- the plsX gene encoding phosphate acyltransferase PlsX codes for MITIAIDAMGGDNAPKAIVDGANLAIKTFNDIQINLYGDRESINKYLIEDERINVIHTTEIVTGDDEPVKAIRRKKDASMVVAARDVKEGKADALLSAGNTGALLTAGLLVVGRIKNIDRPGLMPIIPTVSKESPQVILMDAGANAEVKPENLEQFTVLANFYSKNVLNVTNPRIGLLNNGTEEGKGNTITKEAFDLIKQLDNINFIGNVEAKSILTGEVDIVITDGFTGNAVLKTLEGTVKGIVGLLLDTLKNSGLKTKIGAGLIKDSLKTTFSELDDTKQGGAVLLGVKSPVIKAHGSSNDEAIFNAIRQARTVVSANVVQDVVQYFEN; via the coding sequence ATGATAACAATCGCAATTGATGCCATGGGTGGCGACAATGCTCCGAAAGCCATTGTTGATGGAGCAAATTTAGCTATTAAAACGTTTAACGATATTCAAATTAATTTATACGGTGACAGAGAGAGTATAAATAAATACCTTATTGAGGATGAACGAATTAATGTGATTCACACTACTGAAATTGTAACGGGTGATGACGAACCTGTTAAAGCAATTCGACGAAAAAAAGATGCGTCTATGGTCGTTGCGGCTCGTGACGTTAAAGAAGGTAAGGCTGATGCATTGCTATCGGCAGGAAACACAGGAGCTTTATTAACTGCTGGTTTGTTAGTAGTAGGTCGGATTAAAAACATTGATCGTCCAGGCTTAATGCCAATTATTCCAACTGTTTCGAAAGAATCACCTCAAGTTATTTTGATGGATGCCGGTGCGAATGCAGAAGTAAAGCCTGAAAATTTAGAACAATTCACCGTTTTAGCGAATTTCTATTCAAAAAATGTACTTAATGTGACAAATCCTCGAATTGGATTGTTAAATAATGGTACAGAAGAAGGCAAAGGAAATACGATTACTAAAGAAGCGTTTGATTTAATTAAACAGCTAGATAATATAAACTTTATCGGCAATGTTGAAGCAAAATCAATCTTAACTGGAGAAGTAGATATTGTAATTACTGATGGATTCACTGGAAATGCAGTATTAAAAACATTAGAAGGTACAGTAAAAGGTATCGTCGGTTTATTACTTGATACGTTAAAAAACTCTGGCTTAAAAACTAAAATTGGTGCAGGTCTAATAAAGGATTCGTTGAAAACTACTTTTAGTGAGTTAGATGATACTAAACAGGGTGGAGCTGTTTTGCTTGGTGTGAAATCACCAGTCATTAAAGCACATGGCTCTTCAAATGATGAAGCTATATTTAATGCTATTCGACAAGCACGAACAGTTGTTAGTGCAAATGTTGTACAAGATGTTGTACAATATTTTGAAAATTAG
- the acpP gene encoding acyl carrier protein, whose translation MSENQATLNIVREMIVDRFGVQEDKVNAEMTFEDLGADSLDVVELVMELEDHFNIQFDDEKIEELSTIGDAVRYIDELK comes from the coding sequence GTGAGCGAAAATCAAGCTACTTTAAATATTGTAAGAGAAATGATCGTAGACAGATTTGGTGTACAAGAAGATAAGGTGAATGCAGAAATGACATTTGAGGATCTAGGAGCTGACTCATTAGATGTGGTTGAACTTGTTATGGAATTAGAAGATCACTTTAATATTCAATTTGATGATGAAAAGATTGAAGAGTTATCTACCATTGGAGACGCAGTTAGATACATCGATGAATTAAAATAG
- a CDS encoding ABC transporter ATP-binding protein, with amino-acid sequence MSGLIEIKDLKVHYPIRSGFLNRVTDHVYAVDGVDLSFEEGKTYGLVGESGSGKSTIGKAIVGLEKITSGEIYYDGKAVSQEARKRRSEYRQNVQMIFQDAMSSFNPKKRIADVLAEPIRNFTNMTPDEERRRMIELLDIVGLTEDALTKYPHQFSGGQRQRIGVARAVAINPKLIIADEPVSALDLSVQAQVLNFMKRIQDEFNVSYLFISHDLGVVKHMCDEIAIMYRGRFTEYGNKEDIYENPQHIYTRRLLSAIPQIDPNHRDEHKKNRLRVEKEYQENQSRYFSEKGRVYDLKQVSDTHSVALNNVSSTLEGGA; translated from the coding sequence ATGTCTGGATTAATAGAGATAAAAGACTTAAAAGTACATTATCCAATCCGTAGTGGTTTTCTTAATCGAGTAACAGATCATGTATATGCTGTGGATGGTGTAGACTTATCTTTCGAAGAAGGTAAAACATACGGATTAGTTGGTGAATCTGGTTCTGGTAAATCAACAATTGGTAAAGCAATTGTTGGCTTGGAAAAGATTACATCTGGTGAAATCTACTATGATGGAAAAGCGGTTTCTCAAGAAGCACGCAAACGCCGTTCAGAGTATCGTCAAAATGTTCAGATGATATTCCAAGATGCGATGTCAAGTTTTAACCCAAAGAAACGTATTGCTGATGTTCTTGCTGAGCCAATTCGTAATTTTACGAATATGACACCAGATGAAGAACGTCGTCGTATGATTGAACTATTAGATATTGTTGGATTAACTGAAGATGCTTTAACTAAGTATCCACACCAATTCTCTGGTGGGCAACGTCAACGTATTGGAGTGGCTAGAGCTGTTGCGATTAATCCTAAGTTAATCATTGCTGATGAGCCCGTATCCGCACTAGACTTATCAGTTCAAGCACAAGTATTAAACTTTATGAAACGAATTCAAGACGAATTTAACGTTAGTTATTTATTTATCTCACATGACCTTGGGGTTGTTAAACATATGTGTGATGAGATAGCAATTATGTATCGTGGTAGATTCACTGAATATGGAAACAAGGAAGATATTTATGAAAATCCACAACATATTTATACACGTCGTTTATTATCAGCTATTCCTCAAATCGATCCAAACCATCGTGACGAGCACAAGAAGAATCGCTTACGTGTAGAAAAAGAATATCAAGAGAATCAATCACGTTACTTTAGTGAAAAAGGTCGTGTTTATGACTTAAAACAAGTCTCTGATACTCATTCTGTTGCTTTAAATAATGTTAGTTCGACTTTAGAAGGAGGCGCTTAA